GTCACCGCCGAGCGCGCCCGCGAGACGGCCGCGCTGGCACGCGAGGTGCTGGGCGGCAACGGACTGCTGCTCGAGCACGACGCCGCCCGCTTCTTCGCCGACGCGGAGGCCGTCTACTCGTACGAGGGAACGCACGAGATCAACGCCCTCATCGTCGGACGCTCGCTTACGGGCGCATCCGCTTTCGTCTGAACGCCATCCCCAGGAGGAGAACATGCCCACGACCGCCACCTTCGATGAGCTCACCTCGCTCGCCGGCCGCGACCTCGGCTGGACCGAGTGGGCCGAGATCGCGCAGGACCGGGTGAACACCTTCGCCGACGCTGTCGACGACCACCAGTGGATCCACACCGATCCCGAGCGCGCGAAGGACGGCCCCTTCGGCGGCGCGATCGCGCACGGCTTCCTCACGCTCTCGCTCGCCACGCGGTTCTGGAGCGAGCTGCTGGAGACCGAGGGCGTCACGACGAAGGTGAACTACGGCCTCGACAAGGTGCGCTTCATCTCGCCCGTGCCCGTCGGGTCCCGCGTCCGGATGAACGCCGTGATCGCGGAGGTCGAGGAGGTCAAGGGCGGCGGCGTGCAGTTCACCGTCGACCAGACGTTCGAGATCGAGGGCTCCGAGCGCCCCGCGGTCGTCGCCCGAGGGCTGTACCGCTTCTACCGCTGACACCGCGGCCGTCCTCCGGTCCGCCTCAACGACGAGGAACGACATGACCTACCCGGGAATCGGATCCTGGCCATCCATCCGCCGCCTGCGCACGCCGGACAAGACGGCGCTGGTCTTCGGCGAGACGCGCCTGACGTATCGCGAGTTCGCCGATGCCGCCGACCGGATCGCGTCGATGCTCACCGTGATGGGCGTGGGCAAGGGCGACGCCGTGGCGTACATCGGCGAGAACAGCCCCGCGTTCCTGATGACGCTGTTCGGCGCCACCCGGATCGGCGCCGTGTTCGTGCCGGTCAACACGCGACTCGCGCCGCCCGAGGTGACGCACGTGCTCACCGACAGCGGCGCGCGCGTGCTGATCTACGACACGGAGCTGTACGACAAGGTCGCCCCCGGGATCGAGGCGGCGGGCGTTGCGCACGTCATCCCGACCGGCGAGGGCGACGGGGTCGATCCCGGTCTCGACCGGCTCGCGGCGGTGGCGACCCAAGCGCCCCCGGCCGTCGACGTGACGCCGGACGACCCGGCCGTGTACATGTACACGTCGGGGACGACGGGGCGGTCGAAGGGCGCCGCGCTCACGCACGAGAACCTCACGTTCGTCGCGCTGAACTGCGTGCTCGACTACGACCTGCTCTCGAATGAGGTCGCCCTGCTGATCTCGCCCCTCTTCCACGCGGCGGCGCTCGGCATGGGCGCGCTGCCGATCGTGCTCAAGGGCGCGACGATGGTGCTCGAGAAGGGGTTCGAGCCGGGACGCGCACTGGCGCTCATCCAGCGCCACGGCATCACGATGCTGAGCGGCGTCCCCACGACCTACCAGCTCATGGCCGACCACCCCGACTGGGCGTCGACCGAGCTGTCGA
The Microbacterium sp. JZ31 genome window above contains:
- a CDS encoding MaoC family dehydratase, with the translated sequence MPTTATFDELTSLAGRDLGWTEWAEIAQDRVNTFADAVDDHQWIHTDPERAKDGPFGGAIAHGFLTLSLATRFWSELLETEGVTTKVNYGLDKVRFISPVPVGSRVRMNAVIAEVEEVKGGGVQFTVDQTFEIEGSERPAVVARGLYRFYR
- a CDS encoding acyl-CoA synthetase, whose protein sequence is MTYPGIGSWPSIRRLRTPDKTALVFGETRLTYREFADAADRIASMLTVMGVGKGDAVAYIGENSPAFLMTLFGATRIGAVFVPVNTRLAPPEVTHVLTDSGARVLIYDTELYDKVAPGIEAAGVAHVIPTGEGDGVDPGLDRLAAVATQAPPAVDVTPDDPAVYMYTSGTTGRSKGAALTHENLTFVALNCVLDYDLLSNEVALLISPLFHAAALGMGALPIVLKGATMVLEKGFEPGRALALIQRHGITMLSGVPTTYQLMADHPDWASTELSTLRRLTCGGSAVPTRILDVYEERGLHFTQGYGMTETSPGHTALPADRTREKQGSVGLPHFFSSVRIAGEDGALLPPGEVGEIEVLGPNVFPGYLHLPEANAQSFRPDGWFRTGDMGYLDEEGYLFISDRLKDMIISGGENIYPAEVENHLFDIGGVTGAAVIGVPDEKWGEVGWAVLTVRDGAEVTTQTVQDHLTGRIARYKIPKNVVIVDELPRTASGKVRKADLRARFAGRPEIVHPTGTAIPWQTETIRTASRGR